The Eurosta solidaginis isolate ZX-2024a chromosome 4, ASM4086904v1, whole genome shotgun sequence genome includes a window with the following:
- the LOC137250505 gene encoding vitellogenin-3-like isoform X1: protein MSYYYGQICQIIFMISLPYICCLSFDFDDVFVSLKDVVIGNGKNVISSIPTPDTLFRLGINVVAGLPFEVVLSAVNVVCSAAISSGTIRSRITPDLNKMNFQLRTACNKYEYPLLSSSELWNNPEFDRNKSVVIYASGFMSTITNSSSIDELSKVYNCRDDVNFVAVDAANFVDTLYTWSALNTDEIGKNIAVGLVELTKIVPVENIHLIGHSLGAHIMGAAGRNFYYQTGKLIPRITALDPAKPCFNEGQSLSGLMRGDAEFIDVIHSDPGALGKREPTGDIDFYPGGLGPLPKGCYDIGCAHARSWQYYAETVYQGNEMSYLGVRCTSLIQAEEGKCPGPKVPMGYAVPKYLKGNYFLDVNGEEPFGKQSDAGFLESKKNCGTCQN, encoded by the exons ATGTCTTATTATTATGGGCAGATTTGCCAGATAATCTTTATGATTAGCCTGCCCTACATTTGCTGCCTAAGTTTCGATTTCGATGATGTGTTTGTAAGTCTTAAAGATGTTGTAATTGGCAATGGGAAAAATGTTATTAGTTCAATACCGACACCGGATACGCTGTTTCGACTAGGTATTAATGTAGTTGCTGGATTACCATTTGAAGTGGTCCTCTCAGCAGTAAATgttgtat GCTCTGCAGCAATATCATCTGGCACAATAAGATCGCGTATAACGCCAGatttgaataaaatgaattttcaATTGCGTACAGCCTGTAATAAATACGAGTATCCTTTACTGAGCTCCTCTGAGCTATGGAATAATCCTGAATTTGATCGGAATAAAAGTGTGGTAATATATGCTAGTGGTTTTATGAGTACAATCACTAATTCTAGCTCTATAGATGAATTGAGCAAGGTGTATAATTGTCGTGATGATGTGAATTTCGTG GCTGTCGATGCAGCAAACTTCGTTGACACCCTCTATACATGGTCTGCATTAAACACAGATGAAATCGGTAAAAATATTGCTGTTGGTCTAGTTGAGCTTACTAAAATTGTACCAGTTGAAAATATACATTTAATTGGCCACAGTTTGGGGGCACACATTATGGGTGCTGCTGGACGTAATTTTTACTATCAAACTGGAAAGCTGATACCACGTATAACAGCTTTGGACCCCGCCAAACCTTGCTTCAACGAAGGTCAATCTCTTTCCGGACTGATGCGTGGTGATGCTGAATTTATTGATGTAATTCACTCCGATCCAGGTGCTTTGGGTAAACGTGAACCGACCGGTGATATTGATTTTTATCCAGGAGGACTTGGTCCTTTACCAAAAGGTTGCTACGATATTGGCTGTGCTCATGCACGTTCTTGGCAATATTATGCAGAAACAGTTTATCAAGGAAATGAGATGAGCTATTTGGGTGTACGTTGCACTTCACTAATACAAGCAGAAGAAGGTAAATGTCCAGGTCCGAAAGTTCCTATGGGTTATGCTGTGCCGAAATATTTGAAGGGAAATTACTTTTTGGATGTCAATGGTGAGGAACCGTTTGGTAAACAAAGTGATGCTGGGTTCTTGGAATCAAAAAAGAACTGCGGAACTTGCCAAAATTAA